The Streptomyces sp. CC0208 genome window below encodes:
- a CDS encoding copper resistance protein CopC — translation MTQTITPRVRTLVLLLLAACGLLLTTAGPASAHAALTGSDPQQGVVVDKAPDQVSLTFSEKVALSNDSLRVLDPKGKAVQQGKPSEVSGTTYAVKLHSGLPDGTYTVTYQVVSADSHPVAGAFTFSIGAPSTTSVSVSGETAGGGVVGWLYGFGRYMSYAGFIVLVGGAAFVLGCWQRGAGVRPMQRLVVGGWLTLTAATLLLLLLRGSYTGSGKVGDIFDLDLLGNVLQTKAGAALVSRLLLLAAAALFISVLFGAYDKREDEEKRDLTFGLAIGGTVVAAGLAASWAMAEHASVGLQAGIAMPVDVVHLLAVATWLGGLTALLVALYRSEAPIESAAVRRFSQVAFGSVVALVATGVYQSWRQLGSWSAFTETRYGQLLLVKIGLVALLVGIAFISRRWTAQLADTVVRQNKRAPQKERVAASASGSGKSKGGDSKRAAQLARQQAAMDTARQKRTRDADPNRFGLRRSVLAEAGVAVVLLAVTTVLTQTEPGRTEQDAKAAKAASSSSSSSSTAGSGAVTLDMSFDTGGTDGKGVVTVDFDPARVGGNEMHVYVQRTNGRAFDIPEVKVALTLEAKKIGPLAVTPDRIATGHWSASNVQIPMAGDWKVAVTVRTSDIDQTTVSKNAQIG, via the coding sequence TTGACGCAGACCATCACCCCCCGCGTCCGGACCCTGGTACTGCTGCTCCTGGCCGCGTGCGGCCTGCTGCTGACCACGGCCGGGCCGGCCTCCGCGCACGCCGCGCTCACCGGCAGCGACCCCCAGCAGGGGGTGGTGGTCGACAAGGCGCCCGACCAGGTCTCGCTGACCTTCTCCGAGAAGGTCGCCCTGTCGAACGACTCATTGCGCGTCCTCGACCCCAAGGGCAAGGCCGTCCAGCAGGGCAAGCCGTCCGAGGTCAGCGGGACGACATACGCCGTGAAACTCCACAGCGGGCTGCCCGACGGCACCTACACCGTCACCTACCAGGTCGTCTCCGCCGACAGCCATCCCGTCGCCGGTGCCTTCACCTTCTCCATCGGCGCCCCCTCGACCACCTCGGTCTCCGTCTCCGGGGAGACCGCGGGCGGCGGGGTCGTGGGCTGGCTGTACGGCTTCGGGCGGTACATGTCGTACGCCGGCTTCATCGTGCTGGTCGGCGGCGCCGCCTTCGTCCTCGGCTGCTGGCAGCGCGGCGCCGGAGTACGGCCCATGCAGCGGCTCGTCGTCGGCGGCTGGCTCACCCTCACCGCGGCCACCCTGCTGCTGCTTCTCCTGCGCGGCTCCTACACGGGCTCCGGGAAGGTCGGGGACATCTTCGACCTGGACCTGCTCGGGAACGTCCTCCAGACCAAGGCGGGCGCGGCCCTCGTCTCCCGGCTGCTGCTGCTCGCGGCGGCGGCCCTGTTCATCTCCGTGCTCTTCGGGGCGTACGACAAGCGCGAGGACGAGGAGAAGCGGGACCTCACCTTCGGGCTCGCGATCGGCGGGACCGTCGTCGCGGCCGGGCTCGCGGCGAGCTGGGCGATGGCCGAGCACGCCTCGGTCGGCCTCCAGGCGGGCATCGCGATGCCCGTCGACGTCGTCCACCTGCTGGCCGTCGCCACCTGGCTCGGCGGGCTGACCGCGCTGCTCGTCGCGCTGTACCGCTCCGAGGCGCCGATCGAGTCGGCCGCCGTACGGCGGTTCTCCCAGGTCGCCTTCGGCAGCGTCGTCGCGCTGGTCGCGACCGGCGTGTACCAGTCCTGGCGGCAGCTCGGCTCCTGGTCGGCGTTCACCGAGACCCGGTACGGGCAACTGCTGCTGGTCAAGATCGGGCTGGTGGCGCTGCTGGTCGGCATCGCGTTCATCTCACGCCGGTGGACGGCCCAGCTGGCCGACACCGTCGTACGGCAGAACAAGCGGGCACCGCAGAAGGAGCGGGTCGCTGCGAGTGCGTCCGGCTCCGGCAAGTCCAAGGGCGGCGACTCCAAGCGGGCCGCTCAGCTCGCCCGGCAGCAGGCCGCCATGGACACCGCGCGGCAGAAGCGGACACGGGACGCCGATCCGAACCGGTTCGGGCTGCGGCGCTCGGTGCTCGCCGAGGCGGGGGTCGCGGTCGTCCTCCTGGCGGTCACGACCGTGCTGACGCAGACCGAGCCCGGCCGTACGGAGCAGGACGCCAAGGCGGCCAAGGCGGCCTCCTCCTCTTCCTCCTCGTCCTCGACCGCCGGGTCCGGGGCGGTGACCCTCGACATGTCCTTCGACACCGGCGGCACGGACGGCAAGGGCGTCGTCACGGTCGACTTCGACCCCGCGCGCGTGGGCGGCAACGAGATGCACGTCTACGTCCAGCGGACCAACGGCCGGGCCTTCGACATCCCCGAGGTGAAGGTCGCCCTCACCCTGGAGGCCAAGAAGATCGGGCCGCTCGCCGTCACCCCCGACCGCATCGCCACGGGCCACTGGTCGGCGAGCAACGTGCAGATCCCCATGGCGGGCGACTGGAAGGTCGCCGTGACCGTGCGGACCTCCGACATCGACCAGACGACCGTCTCCAAGAACGCGCAGATCGGCTGA
- a CDS encoding copper chaperone PCu(A)C, with protein sequence MKRASTGLAVLTGAVLLLAGCSDSGDSSGGLTVSGAYIPQPVSADMAAGYLTISNPGSSKDELTSATSDDGEVTMHETNGGAMEQVSRLPVPAHGQLVFKSGANHLMFDKLKQTPKQGQTVTVELHFAKSDPVVVKMPVKSATYVPKTGH encoded by the coding sequence GTGAAACGTGCGTCCACCGGGCTCGCCGTCCTGACCGGGGCGGTCCTGCTGCTGGCCGGCTGTTCGGATTCCGGCGACTCCTCGGGAGGCCTCACCGTCTCCGGCGCCTACATCCCGCAGCCCGTCTCCGCCGACATGGCCGCCGGGTACCTGACCATCTCCAACCCGGGCTCGTCGAAGGACGAGCTGACCTCGGCCACCAGCGACGACGGCGAGGTCACCATGCACGAGACCAACGGCGGCGCGATGGAGCAGGTCTCCCGCCTGCCCGTCCCGGCCCACGGTCAACTCGTGTTCAAAAGCGGTGCCAACCACCTGATGTTCGACAAGCTGAAGCAGACTCCGAAGCAGGGGCAGACGGTCACCGTCGAACTGCACTTCGCCAAGTCCGACCCCGTCGTCGTGAAGATGCCGGTGAAGTCGGCGACCTACGTCCCCAAGACCGGACACTGA
- a CDS encoding SCO family protein, with protein MRKKMFAAAALVAAATLTLSACGSGDDSGSPVSVVSEEAGSDKAATVLDQPFEKPDLVLTDTKGGKYDLRKETKGRPTLIYFGYTHCPDICPLTMNNIAVAKKQLPRSEQDKLTVVFVTTDPARDTPAELGKWLKGIDTQFVGLTGDFATIQASARTLGISIEPTHKDKKTGKTVSVHGTQVVAFSPKTDQGYVLYGEDATVDDYTKDLPKLIKGQNP; from the coding sequence ATGCGCAAGAAGATGTTCGCCGCGGCCGCGCTGGTCGCCGCGGCCACCCTGACCCTCTCCGCATGCGGCAGCGGTGACGACAGCGGCTCGCCCGTCTCCGTGGTCTCGGAGGAGGCCGGCTCGGACAAGGCGGCCACCGTCCTCGACCAGCCGTTCGAGAAGCCGGACCTGGTCCTCACCGACACCAAGGGCGGGAAGTACGACCTCCGCAAGGAAACGAAGGGCAGGCCGACGCTGATCTACTTCGGCTACACCCACTGCCCCGACATCTGCCCCCTGACGATGAACAACATCGCCGTCGCGAAGAAGCAGCTGCCCAGGTCCGAGCAGGACAAGCTGACCGTCGTCTTCGTCACCACCGACCCGGCCCGCGACACCCCCGCCGAACTCGGCAAGTGGCTCAAGGGCATCGACACCCAGTTCGTGGGCCTGACCGGCGACTTCGCCACCATCCAGGCGAGCGCCCGCACCCTCGGCATCTCCATCGAGCCGACCCACAAGGACAAGAAGACCGGCAAGACCGTCTCGGTGCACGGCACCCAGGTCGTCGCCTTCTCCCCGAAGACCGACCAGGGATACGTCCTCTACGGCGAGGACGCCACCGTCGACGACTACACCAAGGACCTGCCCAAGCTCATCAAGGGGCAGAACCCGTGA
- a CDS encoding YcnI family protein has product MKASRLAATGAVAATAVVVLSSPAFAHVSVAAEGTAAKGGYAVVDFKVPNERDNASTTKLEVNLPADHPLASVMPEPMPGWKIEVTKSKLAKPLTMHGEQITEAVSKVTWTATGKDGGIRPGYFEKFPVSVGALPEDADELVFKAIQTYSNKEVVRWIEVQEDGAEEPETPAPVLALSAASEDGHHGSTAAEEADAKTENAAASTGPADGDSSDTTARVLGVVGIVVGALGVAYGVLAGRRRSDA; this is encoded by the coding sequence ATGAAGGCTTCTCGTCTCGCCGCCACCGGCGCCGTCGCCGCCACCGCCGTCGTCGTTCTCTCCTCGCCCGCGTTCGCGCACGTCAGCGTGGCCGCCGAGGGCACCGCCGCCAAGGGCGGTTACGCGGTCGTGGACTTCAAGGTTCCCAACGAGCGCGACAACGCCTCCACCACCAAGCTCGAGGTCAACCTCCCGGCCGACCACCCGCTGGCCTCCGTCATGCCGGAGCCGATGCCGGGCTGGAAGATCGAGGTCACCAAGTCCAAGCTCGCCAAGCCGCTCACGATGCACGGCGAGCAGATCACCGAGGCCGTCTCCAAGGTCACCTGGACCGCCACCGGCAAGGACGGCGGCATCCGGCCCGGCTACTTCGAGAAGTTCCCGGTCTCCGTCGGCGCCCTGCCCGAGGACGCCGACGAACTGGTCTTCAAGGCGATCCAGACGTACTCCAACAAGGAGGTCGTGCGCTGGATCGAGGTCCAGGAGGACGGCGCGGAGGAGCCCGAGACGCCGGCCCCCGTGCTCGCCCTGTCCGCGGCCTCCGAGGACGGGCACCACGGCTCGACGGCCGCCGAGGAAGCGGACGCCAAGACCGAGAACGCCGCCGCGAGCACCGGGCCCGCCGACGGGGACAGCAGTGACACCACCGCCCGCGTCCTCGGCGTGGTCGGCATCGTCGTCGGCGCGCTGGGCGTGGCCTACGGCGTGCTCGCCGGCCGCCGGCGCAGCGACGCCTGA
- a CDS encoding ATP-binding protein gives MSIWWSLHLRREAASVPLARRLLLGTMETAGVDPDVSYDLSLALSEACANAVEHGGESGRRDSTAAYRVTAYLDGEKCRIEVTDSGPGFPPVRPRPTPVEAESGRGLGLIQELADHVQIGNNPGRGAVVSFDKILKWREGAPLMAV, from the coding sequence ATGAGCATCTGGTGGTCACTCCATTTGCGGCGCGAGGCTGCGAGCGTTCCGCTCGCCCGGCGTCTGCTGCTCGGCACCATGGAGACCGCGGGCGTCGACCCGGATGTCTCCTACGACCTCTCCCTCGCCCTCAGCGAGGCCTGCGCCAACGCGGTGGAGCACGGCGGGGAGAGCGGGCGGCGGGACTCCACGGCGGCCTACCGGGTCACCGCCTATCTCGACGGCGAGAAGTGCCGTATCGAAGTCACCGACTCCGGCCCGGGCTTCCCGCCGGTGCGGCCCCGCCCCACCCCCGTGGAGGCGGAGAGCGGCCGCGGCCTCGGTCTCATCCAGGAACTCGCCGACCACGTCCAGATCGGCAACAACCCGGGCCGCGGCGCGGTGGTGAGCTTCGACAAGATCCTCAAGTGGCGGGAGGGCGCTCCGCTGATGGCGGTGTGA
- a CDS encoding alpha/beta fold hydrolase, which produces MAWTVCARDGRRLSVEERGDPKGRPVFLLHGTPGSRLGPAPRPSVLYRMGIRLITFDRPGYGGSDRSLGRTVGAAAEDVRLIADALGIGRFGVVGRSGGAPHALACAALLPERTARVGALVGLAPQDAADLDWFDGMTEANVHAYVNAAAGRHRLTATLGRRSLTIRADPAASVAEMRSGLPESDRRIFADAGIQAMLERNFAEGLRSSADGWVDDVMAFSTGWGFELSGIDAPVFLWHGEEDIFAPVEHTRWLGRNIPGARVEVERGAAHFGALRVMTRIIGWAARLDG; this is translated from the coding sequence ATGGCGTGGACTGTATGCGCGAGGGACGGGCGGCGGCTGTCGGTCGAGGAGCGGGGCGATCCCAAGGGCCGCCCGGTCTTCCTGCTGCACGGCACTCCGGGCAGCCGACTCGGCCCCGCCCCGCGGCCGTCGGTGCTCTACCGCATGGGGATCCGGCTGATCACCTTCGACCGGCCGGGATACGGCGGTTCGGACCGCAGCCTCGGCCGTACGGTGGGCGCGGCGGCCGAGGACGTGCGCCTGATCGCCGACGCCCTTGGGATCGGTCGGTTCGGAGTGGTGGGCCGCTCAGGCGGCGCCCCGCACGCGCTCGCCTGCGCGGCACTGCTCCCCGAGCGCACCGCCCGGGTCGGCGCCCTGGTCGGGCTCGCCCCTCAGGACGCCGCCGACCTCGACTGGTTCGACGGCATGACCGAGGCCAATGTCCATGCCTACGTCAACGCGGCCGCTGGGCGGCACCGGCTCACCGCCACGCTGGGAAGACGCTCGCTGACGATCCGCGCCGATCCGGCGGCCTCCGTCGCCGAGATGCGCAGCGGGCTGCCCGAGTCGGACCGCCGGATCTTCGCGGACGCCGGCATCCAGGCCATGCTGGAGCGCAACTTCGCCGAGGGCCTGCGCAGTTCCGCCGACGGCTGGGTGGACGACGTCATGGCATTCAGTACTGGCTGGGGCTTCGAGCTCTCGGGCATCGACGCCCCTGTCTTTCTCTGGCACGGGGAGGAGGACATCTTCGCCCCGGTGGAACACACCCGCTGGCTCGGCCGCAACATCCCCGGGGCCCGCGTCGAGGTCGAACGCGGCGCGGCCCACTTCGGGGCACTGCGCGTGATGACCCGCATCATCGGCTGGGCGGCCCGACTGGACGGGTGA
- the fxsT gene encoding FxSxx-COOH system tetratricopeptide repeat protein gives MTENRRGSVITFYSYTGGTGRTMALANVAWILAANGYRVLAVDWDLEAPGLHRFFHPFLKPSLLRATPGLVNLIDDYRREALRDLPDREPDWHRRYARVRPHAISLEWNFPEPGSLDFLSAGMRHRDYPIVGNMDWDSFYSSYGGGQFFDAMRSDMERYYDFTLIDSRTGHSDLADICTVQMPSTLVVCYTLSDQSIEGAAAVAQDIEERYGDQGIRILPVAMRIDDGEKDKVDAGRALARERFDGLPSGMDPEELTAYWGSVEIPYRPYYAYEEILAPFGDPPKVASSMLTACERLASVVTAGRVTSLPPLNEVKRNQYVSAYTRRRPLPPSKLLLQYVSEDRMWVDWLEAVLREARFEVASQDVRSMTTPELGAEALAGGSQRVLAVVSPAFLGSRTAQAAWGATVHSGGPHQHQPVALRVGDVQQTPYANRGSTIDLARLDEETAATTLLTGLGRPSSPQPAARPHGARFPHSSTSVSNVQPRYPFFTGRSSILEQVRRQFVTGSSGERLPQVLHGLGGVGKTQLAREYAHRFQPDYDLVWWVDAEQPDLVAPKLADLGRRLAPGIGDDVSEAAVAALQALRAGNPYRRWLLVFDNVEDLDDVLNRFSDQTGPIPDDVYGHLLVTTRTKPASAQVRTVEVEVFTREESVEHLTGRVPGLGEEDAALVADAVGDLPLAIEVAAAWLATTATPVGEYIEQLREQSTQVLSVRAAVNAVEYPSAVGASWNISVTRLRHESPAAARLLELCSFLSAEPISMALVGSDAMIRALLPYDKDLRERYMLGKVIQALNRFALAKVDATDNSIQVHRLVQAAVRDSMDPQVAEDTVHEVHRILAAIRPSEDAVDDPARWPEFEVIWPHLVPSDIRACAEEEPRQLMVDRMRYLWKRGELHLARTLGSQLDEFWSTEFPDSNDEQILNLRFELANILRSQGEYQAAREMDEDTLARQRRLLGEGHPSLLITSGNVAADLRALGRFNEALELDQRNYNGFREIFGEDHSRTLRSANNLAIDHRLTGDSEAARRLDEDTVRRRTALVGPLHPYTLTTRSHYARDLRELGEYDESVEILRQVRELFGQVLNPYVPEVLRVDKSLAVSLRKAGRSAQALQLSEQTWETHTRYRDRYGRSIPEELACQLNLAADYLATDPEQGALRAVRQVEEVLEGYRNSFGPDHPFTMFCINNLATYHRALGDAPKAAELAEQAHTALAAALGGDHPATLSAGTSLANALADLGRLEEAEHGERLALTGLRNRLGPTHPDVLSSMVNLAITLRELGRDKEATRLHQEVEADLIQRLGETHPLSEAATAWQRIDQDLEPEQV, from the coding sequence ATGACCGAGAACCGCAGAGGTTCAGTGATCACCTTCTACTCGTACACGGGCGGGACCGGCCGGACCATGGCGCTCGCCAACGTGGCCTGGATCCTGGCCGCCAACGGCTATCGCGTGCTCGCCGTCGACTGGGACCTCGAAGCCCCGGGCCTGCACAGGTTCTTCCACCCGTTCCTGAAGCCCTCCTTACTGCGGGCCACTCCGGGCCTGGTCAACCTGATAGACGACTACCGCCGCGAGGCACTGCGTGACCTGCCCGACCGCGAACCGGACTGGCACCGCCGCTACGCCCGGGTGCGCCCCCACGCCATCTCCCTGGAGTGGAACTTCCCGGAGCCCGGCAGCCTGGACTTCCTGTCGGCGGGCATGCGCCACCGCGACTACCCGATCGTCGGCAACATGGACTGGGACAGCTTCTACAGCAGCTACGGCGGCGGTCAGTTCTTCGACGCGATGCGCTCGGACATGGAGCGGTACTACGACTTCACCCTGATCGACAGCCGTACCGGCCACAGCGACCTCGCCGACATCTGCACCGTGCAGATGCCCAGCACCCTGGTGGTCTGCTACACACTCAGCGACCAGAGCATCGAGGGCGCCGCCGCGGTCGCCCAGGACATCGAGGAGCGCTACGGCGACCAAGGGATCCGCATCCTGCCGGTCGCCATGCGCATCGACGACGGCGAGAAGGACAAGGTCGACGCCGGACGCGCACTGGCCCGTGAGCGCTTCGACGGCCTGCCCAGCGGCATGGACCCCGAGGAACTCACCGCCTACTGGGGGTCGGTGGAGATTCCCTACCGCCCCTACTACGCCTACGAGGAGATCCTCGCCCCCTTCGGTGACCCGCCCAAGGTCGCCAGTTCCATGCTGACCGCCTGCGAGCGGCTGGCCTCCGTCGTCACCGCGGGCCGGGTGACCTCCCTGCCGCCCCTCAACGAGGTCAAGCGCAACCAGTACGTCTCGGCCTACACCCGCCGCCGCCCCCTGCCGCCGTCGAAACTGCTGCTCCAGTACGTCTCCGAGGACCGCATGTGGGTGGACTGGCTGGAGGCGGTGCTGCGCGAGGCACGCTTCGAGGTGGCCTCCCAGGACGTGCGGTCGATGACGACCCCGGAGCTCGGCGCGGAGGCGCTGGCCGGCGGCTCACAGCGGGTGCTCGCCGTGGTCTCCCCCGCCTTCCTCGGTTCCCGGACGGCCCAGGCCGCCTGGGGGGCCACGGTGCACTCGGGCGGCCCGCACCAGCACCAGCCGGTCGCCCTGCGGGTCGGGGACGTGCAGCAGACTCCGTACGCGAACCGGGGCAGCACCATCGATCTGGCCCGGCTGGACGAGGAGACGGCGGCGACCACGCTGCTCACCGGTCTGGGCCGGCCCAGCTCGCCGCAGCCGGCCGCCCGCCCGCACGGCGCGCGCTTTCCCCACAGCAGCACGAGCGTGTCCAACGTCCAGCCCCGGTATCCGTTCTTCACCGGCCGTTCCTCGATCCTGGAACAGGTGCGCCGCCAGTTCGTCACCGGCTCGTCCGGGGAGCGGCTGCCCCAGGTGCTGCACGGGCTCGGCGGGGTCGGCAAGACCCAGCTTGCACGCGAGTACGCCCACCGCTTCCAACCCGACTACGACCTGGTGTGGTGGGTGGACGCCGAACAGCCCGACCTGGTCGCGCCCAAACTCGCCGACCTCGGCCGACGGCTCGCCCCGGGCATCGGCGACGACGTGTCCGAGGCCGCCGTGGCCGCGCTCCAGGCACTGCGGGCCGGCAATCCGTACAGGCGCTGGCTGCTGGTCTTCGACAACGTCGAGGACCTCGACGACGTGCTGAACCGCTTCAGCGACCAGACCGGCCCGATCCCCGACGACGTCTACGGCCACCTCCTGGTCACCACCCGCACCAAGCCGGCCTCGGCCCAGGTCCGCACGGTGGAGGTCGAGGTCTTCACCCGGGAGGAGAGCGTCGAGCACCTCACCGGACGGGTGCCGGGACTGGGCGAGGAGGACGCGGCCCTGGTGGCCGACGCGGTCGGCGACCTGCCCCTGGCGATCGAGGTCGCGGCGGCCTGGCTGGCCACGACGGCCACGCCCGTGGGGGAGTACATCGAGCAGCTGCGTGAGCAGAGCACCCAGGTGCTGTCGGTCCGGGCCGCCGTCAACGCCGTGGAGTACCCGTCCGCCGTTGGCGCCAGCTGGAACATCTCCGTCACCCGGCTGCGTCACGAGTCACCCGCGGCGGCCCGGCTGCTCGAACTGTGCAGCTTCCTGTCCGCCGAGCCGATCTCGATGGCCCTCGTCGGCAGCGACGCGATGATCAGGGCGCTGCTGCCCTACGACAAGGACCTGCGCGAGAGGTACATGCTCGGCAAGGTCATCCAGGCGCTGAACAGGTTCGCGCTGGCCAAGGTGGACGCCACCGACAACTCCATCCAGGTGCACCGGCTGGTGCAGGCCGCGGTGCGCGACAGCATGGACCCGCAGGTGGCCGAGGACACCGTCCACGAGGTGCACCGCATCCTCGCCGCCATACGGCCCTCCGAGGACGCGGTGGACGACCCCGCCAGGTGGCCCGAGTTCGAGGTGATCTGGCCGCACCTCGTCCCCTCCGACATCCGCGCGTGCGCGGAGGAGGAGCCCCGGCAGCTGATGGTGGACCGCATGCGCTACCTGTGGAAGCGCGGCGAACTGCATCTCGCCCGCACCCTGGGTTCCCAGCTCGACGAGTTCTGGAGCACCGAGTTCCCGGACTCCAACGACGAGCAGATACTCAACCTCCGCTTCGAGCTGGCCAACATCCTGCGCTCCCAGGGTGAGTACCAGGCGGCCCGGGAGATGGACGAGGACACCCTGGCCCGGCAGCGCAGGCTCCTCGGCGAGGGCCACCCGTCCCTGCTCATCACCTCCGGCAACGTGGCCGCCGACCTGCGGGCGCTCGGCCGCTTCAACGAGGCGCTGGAGCTGGACCAGCGCAACTACAACGGATTCCGCGAGATCTTCGGCGAGGACCACTCGCGGACCTTGCGGTCGGCCAACAACCTCGCCATCGACCACCGCCTCACGGGGGACAGCGAGGCCGCCCGGCGGCTCGACGAGGACACCGTGCGCCGCCGTACCGCGCTGGTCGGCCCGCTGCACCCCTACACCCTCACGACCCGCAGCCACTACGCCCGCGACCTGCGGGAACTCGGCGAGTACGACGAGTCGGTGGAGATCCTGCGTCAGGTACGCGAGCTCTTCGGCCAGGTGCTCAACCCGTACGTGCCGGAGGTGCTGCGGGTCGACAAGAGCCTCGCCGTGTCCCTGCGCAAGGCCGGCCGGTCCGCGCAGGCGCTGCAGCTGAGCGAGCAGACCTGGGAAACCCACACTCGCTACCGCGACCGGTACGGCCGCTCCATTCCCGAGGAACTGGCCTGCCAGCTCAACCTCGCCGCCGACTACCTCGCCACCGATCCCGAGCAGGGTGCTCTGCGGGCCGTACGGCAGGTCGAGGAGGTGCTGGAGGGATACCGGAACTCCTTCGGCCCCGACCACCCGTTCACGATGTTCTGCATCAACAACCTGGCGACCTACCACCGGGCCCTCGGCGATGCGCCGAAGGCCGCGGAACTGGCCGAGCAGGCCCACACCGCCCTCGCGGCGGCCCTCGGCGGCGACCACCCGGCCACCCTGAGCGCGGGAACCAGCCTGGCCAACGCGCTGGCCGACCTCGGTCGCCTCGAAGAGGCCGAGCACGGGGAGCGGCTGGCTCTGACCGGGCTGCGCAACCGGCTCGGGCCCACCCATCCCGACGTCCTCAGCAGCATGGTCAACCTGGCGATCACCCTCCGCGAGCTGGGCCGGGACAAGGAGGCCACCCGCCTCCACCAGGAAGTGGAGGCCGATCTCATCCAGCGGCTGGGCGAGACCCATCCGCTCAGCGAGGCAGCGACCGCCTGGCAGCGGATCGACCAGGATCTGGAGCCGGAGCAGGTGTGA